One Bacteroidota bacterium DNA segment encodes these proteins:
- a CDS encoding gliding motility lipoprotein GldH yields the protein MNALSKFRPVLFVSICSILLLASCDPNRVFDENKTLPDNVWDRKNKLAFNVTITDTVSPHNVFINVRNADGYPYGNLFLFIHSTFPNGQKFTDTLECVLADANGKWLGDGIGDIYDNQIPFKHNVRFKLAGNYTFELEQGMRLEMLPLIMDAGIRIEKAK from the coding sequence ATGAATGCCTTATCAAAATTCAGACCTGTTCTTTTCGTAAGCATTTGCTCTATCTTATTGCTTGCTTCCTGCGACCCTAACCGTGTATTTGACGAGAACAAAACACTGCCGGACAATGTTTGGGACCGCAAGAACAAGCTCGCTTTTAATGTAACTATTACTGATACTGTTTCGCCGCATAATGTATTTATTAATGTACGTAACGCGGATGGTTATCCTTATGGCAATTTGTTTTTGTTCATTCACAGTACTTTTCCCAACGGACAAAAATTCACCGATACACTTGAGTGTGTGCTGGCTGATGCAAACGGCAAATGGTTAGGTGATGGAATTGGCGATATTTATGATAATCAGATTCCTTTCAAGCATAATGTACGCTTCAAACTGGCCGGTAATTATACTTTTGAACTGGAACAGGGAATGCGCCTCGAAATGCTGCCGCTTATTATGGATGCAGGGATAAGGATCGAGAAGGCGAAGTAA
- a CDS encoding SBBP repeat-containing protein — MNNIKRTTENRTELINLTNPVTMNNNYKGNNIVYSKTKWQLMKTLPFILSLILINLNGFDVNAKDWDWARQGNSSVTYARSLGTSVATDANGNVYSVGDFFNTPTINFGSTTLTNLGGRDIFIVKYDSLGNVLWAKSMGGSGNDMQPAIATDASGNIFITGSTGSPNFPTLNPGGGNYFQATMSGSSDAFIAKYNNSGTLLWSTYYGGSSSDEGNGIAIDIVGDVIITGSTSSTNFPTISGFQMTNGGGAEDAFIAKFNNTGVRLWATYFGGNGFDIGYDVATDLSGNVIITGSTSSTNTLASAGSFQAAFAGGFNDAFVAKFTSNGIRQWSTYYGGTNSEESTSIAVDGSGNLCITGYTYSTNFPVSSGAFQTIYGGSIDAFYVKFSASGMRLWATYYGGLNQEMAYGIATDTKNNIYLVGTSFPGARPITAKVDSNGIFLWQKSPELLKMGNNEQAKGIAIDTKNNVYITGSVSKSRFSNDTLKPIGDTIFVFTARLSGTSDLVWPGDANRDLVANNNDLLAIGIGYGSTGASRTNASIVWKGQETSDWGTMLSNGNDYKNVDCNGNGIINSADTTAIIQNYGLTHNLKTAIPDYQSGLPDLQVQFPMDTIYPGQTLSLPVNLGDNGNPIAAIYGLAYTINFNSKDIDTSKIKMRYSTSWLANGGGNLLSIQKVWGKQGQLDIAVTRTNHTNISGYGQIGTLDIVMKDDIVPKLASTFTKKFQLDITSVKAIKVDETPVFLNALKDSVIIKVYQVMTGINNSIGADEFVVYPNPATEKLIIRSAGIISKVELINSLGQQILVTGVAADNFVTLETGAVLPGIYYLAVSTNKGRFVQRVCIER; from the coding sequence ATGAATAATATAAAACGAACAACAGAAAATCGAACTGAATTAATTAACTTAACAAATCCTGTAACCATGAACAACAATTACAAAGGGAATAACATAGTGTATTCCAAAACTAAATGGCAATTAATGAAAACGCTTCCTTTCATTTTATCCCTAATACTGATAAACCTTAATGGTTTTGATGTGAATGCAAAAGATTGGGATTGGGCGAGGCAAGGAAATAGTTCTGTCACCTATGCTCGAAGTTTGGGAACTTCTGTTGCAACAGATGCTAATGGGAATGTATATTCTGTAGGTGATTTTTTTAATACTCCTACAATTAATTTTGGGAGCACTACATTAACCAATTTGGGTGGCAGGGATATTTTTATAGTTAAATATGATTCCTTAGGAAATGTGCTTTGGGCGAAATCAATGGGAGGCTCAGGCAATGATATGCAGCCGGCAATTGCAACAGATGCAAGTGGTAATATTTTTATTACAGGCTCTACTGGTTCTCCTAATTTCCCAACGTTAAATCCAGGTGGGGGTAATTATTTTCAAGCAACAATGTCTGGAAGTTCGGATGCATTTATAGCAAAGTATAATAATTCAGGCACTTTGCTTTGGTCAACATATTATGGCGGATCTAGTTCTGATGAGGGAAATGGTATTGCTATAGATATTGTTGGGGATGTAATTATTACTGGTAGTACCAGTTCAACAAATTTCCCAACGATTAGTGGATTTCAAATGACAAATGGAGGAGGAGCAGAAGATGCTTTTATAGCTAAGTTTAACAATACAGGTGTTCGACTTTGGGCTACCTATTTCGGAGGAAATGGGTTTGATATTGGCTATGACGTTGCTACTGATTTATCAGGAAACGTAATTATTACCGGATCTACCAGTTCAACAAATACCCTTGCTTCCGCAGGTAGTTTTCAGGCGGCTTTTGCCGGTGGTTTTAATGATGCATTTGTTGCAAAATTTACTTCAAATGGCATCCGGCAATGGTCAACATATTACGGAGGTACTAATTCTGAAGAAAGCACCAGCATAGCAGTCGATGGTAGTGGTAATTTATGTATTACCGGCTACACATATTCAACAAACTTTCCTGTAAGTTCGGGGGCATTCCAAACAATTTATGGAGGATCTATCGATGCTTTTTATGTAAAATTTAGTGCTTCAGGTATGCGGTTATGGGCAACCTACTATGGGGGACTTAATCAGGAGATGGCTTATGGCATTGCAACTGATACAAAAAACAATATTTATTTGGTTGGAACTAGTTTTCCCGGAGCAAGACCTATTACAGCTAAAGTAGACTCTAACGGAATTTTTCTTTGGCAAAAGTCTCCCGAATTGTTAAAAATGGGGAATAATGAACAGGCCAAAGGGATTGCAATTGATACAAAAAATAATGTTTATATAACAGGAAGTGTAAGTAAATCAAGATTTAGCAATGATACATTGAAGCCAATTGGAGATACAATTTTTGTTTTTACAGCCCGATTATCAGGCACATCGGATTTAGTATGGCCAGGCGACGCCAACAGAGATCTTGTTGCCAATAACAACGACCTGCTTGCAATAGGTATTGGTTATGGTTCAACAGGAGCTTCCAGGACAAATGCAAGTATTGTCTGGAAAGGACAAGAGACAAGTGATTGGGGAACTATGTTGAGCAATGGAAATGACTATAAAAATGTAGATTGTAATGGTAATGGAATTATCAATAGTGCTGATACAACGGCCATAATTCAGAATTATGGATTGACTCATAACCTTAAAACGGCCATCCCCGATTACCAATCCGGATTACCTGATTTGCAAGTACAATTCCCAATGGATACCATATATCCCGGACAGACTCTAAGTCTTCCGGTAAATTTAGGCGACAATGGAAATCCCATAGCTGCCATATATGGTTTGGCGTATACGATCAATTTTAATTCAAAAGATATTGATACTTCTAAAATCAAAATGCGGTACTCCACTTCCTGGTTGGCCAACGGCGGCGGTAATTTATTAAGCATACAGAAAGTTTGGGGTAAACAAGGTCAGTTAGATATTGCTGTAACACGTACAAACCATACTAATATTAGTGGGTACGGACAGATAGGCACATTAGATATTGTTATGAAGGATGATATTGTACCTAAATTGGCTTCCACGTTTACCAAAAAATTTCAGCTGGATATTACTTCTGTTAAGGCGATTAAAGTGGACGAAACGCCTGTGTTTTTGAATGCATTGAAAGATTCGGTGATAATTAAAGTGTACCAGGTTATGACAGGAATAAATAATTCAATTGGTGCAGATGAATTTGTTGTGTATCCAAATCCGGCAACAGAGAAACTAATCATTCGTTCTGCCGGCATCATTTCAAAAGTAGAACTGATAAATTCTTTAGGCCAACAGATTTTGGTTACTGGTGTAGCTGCTGATAATTTTGTAACACTCGAAACAGGAGCCGTGCTTCCGGGAATTTATTACCTAGCAGTTTCAACAAATAAGGGAAGATTCGTTCAGCGGGTTTGTATTGAAAGATAA